One window of Pseudomonas sp. ML2-2023-3 genomic DNA carries:
- a CDS encoding response regulator, with the protein MKLLVVEDEALLRHHLQTRLSENGHVVEAVANAEEALYQSEQFNHDLAMIDLGLPGMSGLELIRQLRARGKTFPILILTARGNWQDKVEGLAAGADDYVVKPFQFEELEARLNALLRRSCGFTQSTIVAGALVLDINRKQALLDDEPLALTAYEYRILEYLMRHHQQVVAKDRLMEQLYPDDEERDPNVIEVLVGRLRRKLEGANGFKPIDTVRGLGYLFTERCR; encoded by the coding sequence ATGAAATTGTTGGTGGTTGAAGATGAGGCGTTGCTGCGCCATCACTTGCAAACCCGACTGAGCGAAAACGGCCATGTGGTCGAGGCCGTTGCCAATGCCGAAGAGGCGTTGTATCAGAGCGAACAGTTCAATCATGACTTGGCCATGATTGATCTGGGCTTGCCGGGAATGAGCGGGCTGGAGCTGATTCGCCAGTTGCGCGCACGGGGCAAGACGTTCCCGATCCTGATTCTGACGGCTCGCGGCAACTGGCAGGACAAGGTCGAAGGGCTGGCTGCCGGCGCCGACGATTATGTGGTCAAGCCGTTTCAGTTCGAAGAGCTGGAAGCACGGCTCAATGCTTTGCTGCGTCGCTCCTGTGGCTTTACCCAGTCGACTATCGTGGCAGGTGCGCTGGTGCTGGACATCAACCGCAAGCAGGCACTGCTCGATGATGAGCCGCTGGCGCTGACGGCCTATGAGTACCGCATTCTGGAGTACCTGATGCGCCATCACCAGCAAGTGGTGGCCAAGGACCGCTTGATGGAACAGTTGTACCCGGATGACGAGGAGCGTGATCCGAATGTGATTGAGGTGCTGGTAGGGCGCCTTCGTCGCAAGCTTGAGGGGGCAAATGGCTTTAAACCGATCGATACCGTGCGTGGCCTGGGGTACCTGTTCACTGAGCGCTGTCGATGA
- a CDS encoding 4'-phosphopantetheinyl transferase superfamily protein, which translates to MNRLPALPACCTPLRADWPLPHILPASVWLSTDFIPAQLEDDDFARSAIEMPASIQRSVAKRQAEFLAGRLCARAALLQLDGTCATPGMGEDRAPIWPAHISGAITHSNGRAGALVALKSEWQGLGIDLEKLLTTERAQRLAKEILTPDELARMASVPAEQIALLITLTFSVKESLFKALYPLVQKRFYFEHAEVLSWTPEGLVRLRLLTDLSPEWQQGRELDAQFCLLEGQLLTVVAIRGARPPVA; encoded by the coding sequence ATGAACCGACTCCCCGCCTTGCCTGCCTGCTGCACGCCGCTGCGCGCTGACTGGCCGTTGCCGCACATACTGCCCGCCAGTGTGTGGCTCAGCACCGACTTTATCCCTGCACAGCTTGAAGACGACGATTTTGCCCGCAGTGCCATTGAGATGCCTGCGAGTATTCAACGCTCAGTGGCCAAACGCCAAGCTGAATTTCTGGCCGGGCGTCTTTGCGCCCGCGCAGCCCTGTTGCAACTGGATGGCACCTGCGCCACGCCCGGCATGGGTGAAGACCGCGCGCCCATTTGGCCGGCCCATATCAGTGGCGCCATCACCCACAGCAATGGCCGTGCCGGGGCATTGGTGGCCCTGAAAAGTGAATGGCAGGGGCTGGGCATCGATCTGGAAAAACTGCTCACTACCGAACGTGCCCAGCGCCTGGCCAAGGAAATCCTCACCCCCGATGAGCTTGCACGCATGGCCAGCGTGCCTGCAGAGCAGATTGCGCTGCTGATCACGCTGACGTTTTCAGTCAAGGAAAGCCTGTTCAAGGCGTTGTACCCGCTGGTGCAAAAGCGCTTCTACTTTGAGCACGCTGAAGTGCTGAGTTGGACCCCGGAAGGCCTGGTGCGCCTGCGCCTGCTCACCGACTTGTCACCCGAATGGCAACAGGGCCGTGAGCTGGACGCACAATTTTGCCTGCTTGAAGGGCAGTTGCTGACGGTAGTGGCCATCAGGGGGGCACGCCCCCCTGTCGCCTGA
- a CDS encoding NEL-type E3 ubiquitin ligase domain-containing protein — MIAPRFSEQVGWTAREVRLARAYEGLYIGATATADSEMLTLRMLQSLSGWPAGARLEVRRNGVNGQLLDSIGAADADSSRVLVKTGSQYQAWSPDGQALNAPSATDNNLLSSILYSLTPAERAAMDVPDVGDTATLAKKISDQAIKDRINVQALLGLEPPAPPRKPPMDLGRSFIAYPLTISMGGSDHSLYLIREAQYLYPTWSYHKIVDYLDALGGTESSRRAHVAVSRAQFETMQVELDGWAQIQLYPSGTSHMAMAMPGHRLQVCERIVQAWRRETQIARDNDGNVIGPILDFYGLDVGDLPALTGNLSHIRVLRMDCMNLRSGSGEFLNGFPHLHTLSLSGNRLRDIPSAIAGMTQLRSLDLSGNRLVLTSDNVQRLASCSMLEVLSLENNPLGIAPDVSQMSGLRTLNLQNTGITQWPNGLWALTQVRWANLRNNLISDIPDAVFSAPPTTTANSVTSVSGNPISAQSRDRIIAYWVQGGSDFGYGPSIAHAIGHAQAQASVNDVAPWLHLGLTGAQKQARTQQWALLRGSGGAAKDFFETLALFATSQNLMVPAVWEQLTNRVWVLVDQMLANTQLRDALLTRVFREERSCGDGAMVLFENMEVEVLIHEALNNTGQAQREAELFKLAKRLFRLRQVDQVSDAEVRRRVAAGGNPDAAEVILFYRVKLADDLDLPTRARSMLYESTAGVSDQQVTEARDSILAMDGSPAFMHSIMYESFWRRFLESTHADRFAAIEADYQRDYKQLAEEPGLSDLVELQRGAALTSDRDQRVNVLIEELTLKAYESSE; from the coding sequence ATGATTGCCCCGCGTTTTTCGGAGCAGGTCGGCTGGACGGCCAGAGAGGTGCGGCTGGCACGCGCTTACGAAGGTTTGTATATCGGGGCCACGGCAACTGCGGACAGTGAAATGCTCACACTGCGCATGCTGCAGTCCTTGTCGGGCTGGCCAGCGGGCGCAAGGCTTGAGGTTCGCCGCAATGGTGTCAATGGTCAGTTGCTCGACAGTATCGGTGCCGCTGATGCTGACAGTTCACGGGTGTTGGTCAAGACAGGTAGCCAGTATCAGGCCTGGTCGCCAGACGGGCAGGCACTTAATGCACCGTCTGCAACCGACAACAATTTGCTGTCCTCCATTTTGTATTCACTCACCCCGGCAGAGCGTGCGGCCATGGATGTCCCGGACGTGGGTGACACGGCAACGCTGGCTAAAAAAATCAGTGATCAGGCGATCAAGGACCGGATAAATGTCCAAGCCCTGTTGGGGTTGGAGCCACCTGCACCGCCGCGAAAACCGCCGATGGACCTGGGCAGGTCGTTCATCGCTTATCCACTGACAATCAGTATGGGGGGCTCGGACCACTCTCTGTATTTGATCCGTGAAGCACAATATCTGTACCCCACATGGAGCTATCACAAGATTGTCGACTATCTGGACGCATTGGGCGGTACTGAATCTTCTCGGCGTGCCCATGTGGCGGTGAGCCGGGCGCAGTTCGAGACCATGCAGGTTGAGCTGGATGGTTGGGCGCAAATCCAGCTGTACCCTAGCGGTACTTCTCATATGGCGATGGCAATGCCGGGCCACAGGCTCCAGGTGTGTGAGCGAATCGTGCAGGCCTGGCGCAGGGAAACCCAGATAGCCCGGGACAATGATGGCAATGTTATTGGGCCCATACTCGACTTTTATGGCCTTGATGTGGGTGACCTGCCAGCACTGACAGGCAACTTGAGTCATATCCGGGTACTGCGAATGGACTGCATGAATTTGCGCAGCGGTTCTGGAGAGTTTCTGAATGGTTTTCCGCATTTACACACGCTGAGCTTGTCTGGTAACCGTCTGCGCGATATTCCTTCAGCGATTGCAGGCATGACTCAGCTGAGGTCACTCGACCTGTCGGGCAATCGCCTTGTACTGACCTCCGACAATGTTCAGCGGCTTGCGTCTTGCTCAATGCTTGAAGTATTGAGCCTGGAAAACAATCCGTTAGGAATTGCACCCGATGTGAGTCAGATGTCCGGCTTGCGCACCTTGAACTTGCAAAACACAGGGATTACTCAGTGGCCCAACGGGTTATGGGCACTGACTCAGGTTCGATGGGCCAACCTTCGCAATAACCTGATTAGCGACATTCCAGATGCCGTTTTCAGCGCCCCTCCGACAACTACGGCCAACAGCGTTACCAGTGTTTCCGGTAACCCGATTTCTGCACAAAGCCGTGACCGGATCATCGCTTACTGGGTCCAGGGCGGCAGTGACTTTGGCTATGGTCCATCGATTGCCCATGCCATTGGTCATGCTCAGGCACAGGCGTCGGTAAACGATGTTGCGCCGTGGCTGCACTTGGGCCTGACCGGTGCGCAAAAGCAGGCCAGGACGCAGCAGTGGGCGTTGTTGCGAGGATCCGGGGGGGCAGCCAAGGATTTTTTTGAAACCCTGGCTTTATTCGCCACCAGTCAAAACTTGATGGTGCCTGCCGTGTGGGAGCAACTGACAAATCGGGTGTGGGTACTCGTTGATCAGATGCTGGCGAACACGCAACTGCGTGATGCGCTGCTGACCCGGGTCTTTCGTGAAGAGCGAAGCTGCGGTGATGGTGCCATGGTGCTGTTTGAGAACATGGAAGTCGAAGTGCTGATTCATGAAGCTCTGAATAATACAGGTCAGGCCCAGCGCGAAGCGGAGCTTTTCAAACTGGCCAAACGGCTATTCCGTTTAAGGCAGGTCGACCAGGTTTCAGATGCCGAAGTACGCAGGCGGGTCGCGGCAGGCGGTAATCCTGATGCCGCTGAAGTCATCCTGTTTTATCGGGTGAAACTGGCAGATGACCTTGATTTACCGACCCGTGCGCGGTCTATGTTGTACGAGTCCACGGCAGGGGTTTCTGATCAACAAGTCACCGAGGCCAGAGACAGTATTCTGGCTATGGATGGTAGCCCGGCGTTTATGCATTCGATCATGTACGAATCGTTTTGGCGCCGTTTTCTGGAAAGCACACACGCAGACCGTTTCGCTGCCATCGAAGCGGATTATCAGCGGGACTACAAACAACTGGCCGAAGAGCCGGGGCTTTCAGATCTGGTGGAGTTGCAAAGAGGAGCAGCGCTTACATCCGACCGGGATCAGAGAGTCAATGTGCTGATCGAGGAGCTGACGCTTAAGGCCTATGAGTCCAGTGAGTAA
- a CDS encoding ATP-binding protein, giving the protein MIRSLRVRLMLAATLLAVLFMLALLPAMQGAFSLALKDAIEQRLASDVTTLISAAKVEKNHLKMPVLLPDEQFDLPDSRVLGYVYDREGHLVWRSRATQEETINYKPRYDGRGNEFASIREANGEEFFVYDAEVKLLGGKSAAFSFVALQPMREYNLTLAGLRENLYLGFGAALIVLLALLWIGLTWGLRALRRLSQELDEIETGERESLSEQHPRELLRLTGSLNRLLQSEREQRTRYRDSLDDLAHSLKTPLAVLQGVSESMAQRPAEREQAWVLQSQIERMNQQIGYQLQRASLRKSGLVRHQVELLPVVRSLCDTLGKVYRDKGVKVSFDIPELSHVPIEQNALLELLGNLLENAYRLCLSQVRISLHRNVHGIEVCVEDDGPGVPPDQRARILQRGERLDRQHAGQGIGLAVVKDIIESYDATLTLEDSSLGGAAFRIHFPTE; this is encoded by the coding sequence ATGATTCGTTCGCTACGCGTTCGATTGATGTTGGCGGCCACGTTGTTGGCCGTGTTGTTTATGCTGGCGCTGTTACCGGCCATGCAGGGGGCGTTCAGTCTGGCCCTCAAGGACGCCATAGAGCAGCGTTTGGCGTCTGATGTCACCACGTTGATTTCGGCTGCCAAGGTCGAAAAAAACCATCTCAAAATGCCCGTCCTGTTACCGGATGAGCAGTTTGACCTGCCGGACAGTCGCGTTCTCGGCTATGTCTATGACCGCGAGGGGCACCTGGTGTGGCGCTCGCGGGCAACGCAAGAAGAAACCATTAACTACAAACCGCGCTATGACGGGCGAGGCAACGAATTTGCGAGCATTCGCGAAGCCAATGGCGAAGAATTTTTTGTCTACGACGCCGAGGTGAAGTTGCTCGGCGGCAAGAGTGCAGCCTTCAGCTTTGTTGCCTTGCAACCGATGCGTGAATACAACCTGACGTTGGCAGGCTTGCGCGAAAACCTTTACCTGGGGTTTGGCGCAGCATTGATTGTGCTGCTGGCATTGCTATGGATTGGTCTGACGTGGGGGTTACGCGCCTTGCGACGTTTGAGTCAGGAACTGGATGAAATTGAAACCGGCGAACGGGAAAGCCTCAGCGAGCAGCACCCTCGGGAGTTGCTGCGTCTGACCGGCTCGTTGAACCGTTTGCTGCAAAGCGAGCGCGAGCAGCGTACGCGTTATCGCGACTCGCTCGATGACCTGGCCCACAGCCTGAAAACTCCCTTGGCGGTGTTGCAGGGTGTGAGCGAAAGCATGGCCCAGCGCCCTGCAGAGCGCGAGCAGGCCTGGGTGCTGCAAAGCCAGATCGAGCGCATGAACCAGCAAATTGGCTATCAGTTGCAGCGTGCCAGTTTGCGCAAAAGCGGCCTGGTCCGCCATCAGGTCGAACTGCTGCCGGTGGTGCGCAGCCTGTGTGACACGCTGGGCAAGGTGTATCGGGATAAAGGGGTGAAGGTCAGTTTCGACATTCCGGAGCTGAGCCATGTACCTATCGAGCAGAACGCCTTGCTGGAGTTGCTGGGTAATCTGCTGGAAAACGCCTACCGGCTGTGTCTGAGCCAGGTGCGGATCAGCCTGCACCGCAATGTTCACGGTATTGAGGTCTGCGTTGAAGACGATGGCCCGGGGGTGCCGCCCGATCAACGCGCGCGGATCCTGCAACGTGGCGAGCGCCTGGACCGTCAACATGCGGGGCAGGGCATCGGGCTGGCAGTAGTCAAGGACATCATAGAAAGCTATGACGCCACCCTGACGCTCGAAGACTCGTCACTGGGCGGAGCGGCCTTCCGGATTCATTTTCCGACCGAGTGA